The following coding sequences are from one Parabacteroides pacaensis window:
- a CDS encoding helix-turn-helix domain-containing protein, with product MRIDIYMFITLISAIALTILGFQLCGVHIPRKEETSRLRTARIILAASYFILAVPAYAELFTGGQYNRKIVAVFTIATAAYQSLLFTATLLTLIRPLFVTRRKVLTQTGIVTVAVALFVPAALTSDAPWIFYMAVTAYAVQLAYYTIIFRRKYVESLARLEDYYDDDLHGQLRWAKFGFYAALAVGIVACISSGLPSAAFNVFTMGYIVFYTWFANRFVNYVAKLNYYLPAVANQQERVQPRTAEQADVFAGDIPVGNIPVGDDPVRETSARDVSAATELSTATEVPAAVGLLSEVPPEKIEELRLALEQWVAARGYIRQEEGREQIARELGTDEDFLRWYFSTQMPQDFRSWRAGLRIEYAKELLAENPDISMNTLAREVGFSTRSNFYGHFKRITGKTPAEYQQHITPKR from the coding sequence ATGAGGATAGATATCTATATGTTCATCACCCTTATCTCGGCCATAGCACTGACTATTCTGGGATTCCAGCTATGCGGCGTTCATATACCCCGCAAGGAGGAGACAAGCAGGTTGCGCACAGCACGCATCATTCTGGCTGCCTCCTACTTTATACTCGCAGTGCCTGCATATGCGGAACTTTTCACCGGAGGGCAATACAACCGCAAAATTGTTGCGGTCTTCACCATTGCCACCGCCGCTTACCAATCGCTGCTGTTTACGGCTACGCTGCTCACCCTTATTCGCCCCTTGTTCGTTACGCGCCGCAAGGTGTTGACACAGACCGGCATAGTAACGGTAGCGGTAGCCTTGTTCGTGCCTGCGGCCCTGACAAGTGATGCCCCTTGGATATTCTACATGGCAGTGACGGCATACGCCGTGCAGTTAGCGTATTACACGATAATATTCCGCCGCAAGTATGTCGAAAGCCTTGCGAGGCTGGAAGATTATTATGATGATGACCTGCACGGACAGCTCCGGTGGGCGAAGTTCGGATTTTACGCCGCCCTTGCCGTAGGAATCGTCGCCTGCATTTCGTCAGGACTGCCATCGGCAGCCTTCAATGTTTTCACAATGGGCTACATCGTTTTTTACACTTGGTTTGCCAACCGTTTTGTCAATTATGTGGCAAAGCTCAATTATTACCTGCCTGCCGTGGCGAATCAACAGGAAAGGGTGCAGCCCCGGACGGCGGAACAGGCGGACGTTTTTGCCGGAGATATTCCAGTCGGGAATATTCCTGTCGGAGACGATCCGGTACGGGAAACTTCCGCCCGGGATGTTTCTGCGGCTACGGAACTTTCCACCGCAACCGAAGTTCCTGCCGCAGTCGGACTTCTTTCTGAAGTTCCGCCGGAGAAGATAGAAGAGTTGCGCCTTGCCCTTGAACAATGGGTGGCTGCAAGAGGATATATCCGGCAGGAAGAAGGTCGTGAGCAGATTGCCCGTGAGTTGGGCACAGACGAAGACTTCCTGCGTTGGTATTTCAGCACGCAAATGCCGCAGGACTTCCGGTCGTGGCGTGCAGGTTTGCGCATCGAATACGCCAAAGAGCTGTTGGCGGAGAATCCCGATATTTCAATGAACACACTCGCCCGGGAAGTGGGTTTCAGTACCCGAAGTAATTTTTACGGCCACTTCAAGAGAATCACGGGCAAAACTCCCGCAGAATATCAGCAACATATTACCCCCAAACGCTGA
- a CDS encoding DUF3857 domain-containing protein: protein MKLLPLIPLTFLTVTAFLAQGCYTPNAPLEKTDQYAKYDCVNLLDSTHVEVKENGSGTFTIRKIIKVQNQAGALRNRIIKYDYDPLTAFAEFKQVTIRKADGTTHPVDVKKTCDYAAPARAIYWGARQIMLPLENLQAGDIIDYEISKKGFTYALLATPGEYAHGAGTSTSVPPLDEDDDRFVPPMQGHFYDIVPFWSFDPTIRKVYQVAIPQEKGVQYEFYQGKCNSSVQQNGDKKVYTFSKDNITPFQQEPNMVDLFDVAPKLMISTTAHWKEKSLWFNKVNEDYGSFEPTPEAQAKVNQLTKNCKTEMEKIAVLTHWVADNIRYSGISMGKGEGYTLHNTKTNFTDRCGVCKDKAALLISMLRMAGLEAYPAMTMAGSRIESIPADHFNHCVTVVKLSNGTYMPLDPTWVPFLRELWSSAEQQQNYLPGIPEGSDLCLTPLSAPENHYFRIKANSTLTAEGTLEGEFTLTAEGQSDGSVRRTFTSGFMSEWYNALERELLNVSPNAQLISVDYGNNPKDYTAAPIKITMKYIIPGYAMQGKSVLAFKPLVLNNLYYGPRSYMRIDTSLKYRKYGFRDACSRLVELDETIRLPKGYTLVQPAREEEKQSEAADFSGYIRQEDDQVRLHHKLVLKKRIYKAADWKGFRDAVTTHKSFADQPLIIKKN, encoded by the coding sequence ATGAAACTATTACCTCTTATTCCCCTCACCTTTTTGACGGTTACGGCATTTCTCGCGCAAGGATGCTACACACCGAACGCCCCCCTTGAAAAAACGGATCAGTATGCAAAATACGATTGCGTAAACCTACTGGATAGCACCCATGTAGAAGTCAAAGAAAACGGTTCAGGTACTTTTACCATCCGGAAGATAATAAAAGTACAAAACCAGGCAGGCGCACTGCGTAATCGCATCATCAAATACGACTACGACCCACTCACTGCCTTTGCCGAGTTCAAACAGGTAACAATCCGCAAAGCCGACGGCACAACCCACCCCGTGGATGTAAAGAAAACATGCGACTATGCTGCTCCCGCCCGCGCCATTTATTGGGGAGCACGACAGATTATGCTACCCTTGGAAAACCTGCAGGCAGGAGATATAATAGATTATGAAATCTCAAAAAAAGGATTTACCTATGCCCTTCTCGCCACCCCCGGCGAATATGCCCATGGCGCAGGAACAAGTACCTCTGTCCCCCCCTTGGACGAAGACGATGACCGCTTTGTTCCACCTATGCAGGGACACTTCTATGATATTGTTCCTTTCTGGAGTTTCGACCCTACCATACGGAAAGTATACCAGGTAGCCATACCCCAGGAAAAAGGAGTACAATATGAATTTTATCAAGGAAAATGCAATTCTTCCGTCCAGCAAAACGGAGATAAGAAAGTCTATACCTTTTCAAAAGACAATATCACTCCTTTCCAGCAGGAACCTAATATGGTAGACCTTTTTGATGTCGCCCCCAAACTCATGATTTCTACCACAGCCCATTGGAAAGAAAAATCACTTTGGTTTAACAAGGTTAATGAAGATTACGGCAGTTTTGAACCCACTCCCGAAGCCCAAGCTAAAGTAAACCAGCTTACAAAAAACTGTAAAACGGAAATGGAAAAGATTGCCGTTCTTACCCATTGGGTAGCCGACAACATACGCTATTCCGGCATATCAATGGGAAAAGGAGAAGGATATACGCTACATAACACAAAAACTAATTTTACCGACCGATGCGGAGTATGCAAAGATAAAGCGGCTCTGTTGATTTCTATGCTACGGATGGCAGGGTTAGAAGCATACCCGGCTATGACAATGGCAGGCTCTCGTATCGAATCGATCCCTGCAGATCACTTTAACCACTGCGTTACGGTGGTAAAATTAAGCAATGGGACTTATATGCCGCTAGACCCTACCTGGGTTCCTTTCCTGCGCGAACTCTGGAGCAGCGCCGAACAACAACAAAACTACTTACCGGGCATCCCCGAAGGTTCCGATTTATGCCTTACCCCTCTTTCTGCACCTGAAAACCATTATTTCCGAATCAAAGCCAATTCAACCCTTACTGCGGAAGGCACGCTGGAGGGTGAATTTACTTTAACGGCAGAAGGACAATCGGACGGAAGCGTACGCCGTACTTTCACCAGCGGCTTTATGAGCGAATGGTACAACGCATTGGAACGGGAGTTATTGAATGTTTCACCCAACGCGCAATTAATTAGTGTCGATTATGGAAACAACCCGAAAGATTATACTGCCGCGCCAATAAAAATAACGATGAAGTATATAATTCCGGGATATGCCATGCAAGGAAAAAGCGTATTGGCATTCAAGCCCCTCGTACTTAACAATCTATATTATGGTCCCCGCAGTTATATGCGGATAGACACCTCGTTGAAATATCGGAAATACGGTTTCAGGGATGCTTGTTCCCGGTTAGTGGAATTAGACGAAACGATTCGTCTCCCGAAAGGATATACGTTAGTACAACCAGCCAGAGAAGAAGAAAAACAGAGCGAAGCAGCCGATTTTTCAGGTTATATCCGTCAGGAAGACGATCAAGTTCGACTACACCACAAACTGGTACTGAAAAAAAGGATATACAAAGCAGCCGATTGGAAAGGATTTCGTGACGCGGTTACTACCCATAAATCGTTTGCAGATCAACCTCTTATTATCAAGAAAAACTAA
- a CDS encoding glycoside hydrolase family 43 protein, with product MKLRYWLNVVLLCLYFPLLEAQQVWTPDNGDGTFTNPLMWGDWPDPDIIRVGDDFYFISTSMHYVPGSPIATSKDLVNWKMVGYAVDRYDEDERYDMQNGQLYLNGSWANTIRYNNGKFYVGFCTPYGLGTETGHFSICEADKPEGPWKRTIFPEYLYDPGLFFDDNGKVYVVHGQGKLLITELNSDVRSVKGKPVEIWNKRFENSRTFGNRFGMEGAHMYKINGKYYITCPAGGTEGWQVCLRSDSIYGPYEHKIIVEDDSSYPPNGLHQGGMVQLKNGDWWFIIMQDRGPIGRVPCLMPVKWVDGWPTLGTDGKDVITYPKPNVGKTYPVMVPATSDEFKGKKLGLQWQWNHNPDDTKWTLTERPGYMRLKASQAKNLKEARNTLTQRVQGPSSEGSVLIDITGLKDGNVAGFGVFQFPYAYVAVQQEGNDRKIVMCNDGEIVETVDALKGNKIWIRSRVMDKDFTARFYYSLDGQTYSPIGNELKMGLGLDWTANRFALFNYSTKANGVGGYADFDWFHFTGK from the coding sequence ATGAAGTTAAGGTATTGGTTAAATGTAGTATTGTTATGTTTGTATTTCCCTTTGCTTGAAGCACAACAAGTATGGACTCCTGATAATGGAGACGGAACATTTACAAATCCTTTAATGTGGGGAGACTGGCCCGACCCCGATATTATTCGCGTAGGCGATGATTTCTATTTTATATCGACCAGTATGCATTATGTACCGGGAAGCCCGATCGCTACCTCCAAAGATTTGGTTAATTGGAAGATGGTGGGATATGCCGTTGATCGGTATGATGAAGATGAACGTTATGATATGCAAAACGGACAGTTGTATTTGAATGGATCCTGGGCAAATACGATCCGTTATAATAACGGTAAATTTTATGTTGGTTTCTGTACTCCTTATGGGTTGGGCACGGAAACCGGGCATTTCTCCATCTGTGAGGCAGATAAACCGGAGGGCCCCTGGAAACGTACCATATTTCCGGAATATCTTTACGATCCGGGATTGTTTTTCGATGATAACGGTAAGGTATATGTGGTTCATGGGCAGGGAAAGTTACTCATTACGGAACTGAATTCCGACGTGAGGTCTGTTAAAGGAAAACCTGTTGAAATCTGGAATAAACGCTTTGAGAACAGCCGGACATTCGGTAACCGTTTTGGAATGGAAGGTGCCCATATGTATAAGATTAACGGGAAATATTATATTACTTGTCCGGCTGGTGGTACGGAAGGCTGGCAAGTCTGTCTTCGTTCCGATAGTATTTATGGTCCGTACGAACATAAAATAATTGTGGAGGACGACAGTTCTTATCCCCCTAACGGTTTACATCAGGGAGGGATGGTCCAATTGAAGAATGGTGATTGGTGGTTTATTATCATGCAGGATCGGGGTCCTATCGGTCGTGTTCCCTGTTTAATGCCCGTTAAATGGGTCGATGGCTGGCCAACGCTGGGTACTGATGGAAAAGATGTCATTACTTATCCAAAACCGAATGTCGGTAAGACATATCCGGTTATGGTACCGGCGACATCTGATGAGTTTAAAGGGAAGAAACTGGGACTGCAATGGCAGTGGAACCATAATCCGGATGATACGAAATGGACATTAACTGAACGTCCGGGATATATGCGCCTTAAGGCATCGCAGGCAAAAAATCTGAAAGAGGCTCGTAATACTTTAACTCAACGTGTACAGGGACCGTCCTCTGAAGGTTCTGTATTGATAGATATTACCGGTCTGAAAGATGGAAATGTGGCAGGATTCGGTGTATTCCAGTTTCCGTATGCTTATGTAGCTGTACAACAGGAGGGAAACGACCGGAAGATTGTTATGTGTAATGACGGAGAGATCGTAGAGACGGTAGATGCTTTAAAAGGTAATAAGATCTGGATTCGTTCCCGGGTTATGGACAAGGACTTTACAGCTCGTTTCTATTACAGTCTCGATGGACAGACTTATTCTCCAATAGGAAATGAACTGAAAATGGGATTGGGGCTGGATTGGACTGCAAACCGTTTTGCCTTGTTTAATTATTCAACGAAAGCAAATGGAGTTGGCGGGTATGCAGATTTCGATTGGTTCCATTTTACAGGAAAATAA
- a CDS encoding site-specific integrase, which yields MNNELKVSFYLKREGNTERTEANPDAVFPIIGKIIIGNTIAQFGSKLKIEERLWSVKSGRAIGKSRVAVELNREINKINLSIHTHYRDILKRTGKVTAIEVKNAFQGIATAQKTLLVLFGEMMEDFKGRIGIDRAQSTYKQYEVLYKQLKQFLREEYHVEDIPLAELDLPFIEALNFFFRVKRKMKPRTVKARIVLLNKVVRLALHRRIITHPPFDGFELEKTELKNKSLTNDELDLLMKTPLKSGTQRFIRDMFLFSTFTGLAYADVHKLSWKDIITEDDGSLWISANRQKLHTEFNVKLLNIPIRIMEYYKGLAPDGKVFPHMSLGQVNVGLKRIARNCGINRILSYHMARHCFFPASIKSLISLNLVHTVLLYNKPLLPASLKTNGYKTHFLEGRQKGSKKTQI from the coding sequence ATGAACAACGAACTTAAAGTATCTTTTTACCTCAAACGAGAGGGGAACACGGAGAGGACAGAAGCAAATCCCGATGCCGTTTTTCCGATTATCGGAAAAATCATCATCGGTAACACCATCGCACAATTCGGCTCAAAGCTAAAAATCGAAGAACGGCTTTGGAGTGTAAAGTCAGGTCGGGCAATCGGCAAAAGCCGTGTTGCCGTTGAACTCAACAGAGAGATTAATAAAATTAATCTCTCCATACACACGCACTACAGGGACATTTTAAAGCGGACAGGAAAAGTAACCGCTATCGAAGTGAAGAACGCCTTTCAAGGAATTGCCACAGCACAAAAAACACTGCTTGTCCTGTTCGGTGAAATGATGGAAGATTTCAAAGGGAGAATAGGTATTGACAGGGCACAATCCACCTACAAGCAGTATGAAGTCCTTTACAAACAGCTTAAACAATTTCTTCGGGAAGAATACCATGTAGAGGATATTCCCCTTGCCGAGTTAGATTTGCCTTTCATCGAAGCATTGAATTTCTTTTTCCGTGTAAAACGCAAGATGAAGCCGAGAACCGTTAAGGCTCGAATTGTCTTGCTAAACAAGGTAGTACGTTTAGCATTGCATCGAAGAATTATCACCCATCCACCTTTTGACGGTTTTGAATTGGAAAAGACGGAACTTAAAAACAAGTCGCTCACCAATGACGAATTAGACTTGTTAATGAAAACTCCGCTTAAATCAGGCACACAACGGTTTATCCGTGATATGTTCCTGTTCTCGACCTTTACCGGCTTGGCTTATGCAGACGTGCATAAACTTTCTTGGAAAGATATTATTACCGAAGATGATGGCAGTTTGTGGATTTCAGCCAACAGGCAAAAATTACATACGGAATTTAATGTAAAGCTATTGAATATCCCTATCCGAATTATGGAGTATTACAAGGGGCTTGCTCCCGATGGAAAAGTATTTCCCCACATGAGTTTAGGACAGGTGAATGTAGGTTTAAAACGTATTGCAAGAAACTGTGGTATCAACCGGATATTATCCTATCACATGGCTCGACATTGTTTTTTCCCGGCAAGTATTAAAAGTTTGATATCATTGAATTTAGTACACACTGTACTGCTATACAACAAACCCCTTTTACCTGCATCGCTAAAAACAAATGGTTATAAAACACATTTTTTAGAAGGGAGGCAAAAGGGAAGTAAGAAAACGCAGATTTAG
- a CDS encoding fimbrillin family protein, with protein sequence MKTTKLITAALLATLALTACNKDDDAPKSEQVDIRTTICANADIASADIGTRATIAPDGSGTFAPGDELGLYAYAGSTARLTNSSYKTGETLLYWDELSRTDPVTFSAYYPKAADIADAAAYAFNAATTTPDLLVATPVTKSKGEQVTLDFRHAMHRLVVNITTNISGWDASTAKITLMGMNAVASVNILTGVTTPGEASEADGDYAPQTGAATTFIVAPQKVTTGADWIQIELGGKTFTYQVPAQYNKPDGGGTGTLSQLNSGETLTLALNVNRDGVTLTSGNISAWDTQGMVDDTIDYI encoded by the coding sequence ATGAAAACAACAAAACTCATCACCGCCGCCCTGCTTGCCACGCTTGCACTTACGGCTTGTAACAAAGACGACGACGCTCCGAAAAGTGAGCAAGTGGACATCCGCACCACCATCTGCGCCAACGCAGACATTGCCAGTGCAGACATCGGCACCCGTGCCACCATTGCCCCCGACGGGAGCGGCACATTCGCCCCGGGCGACGAACTCGGCCTCTATGCCTATGCAGGCTCCACAGCCCGCCTGACAAACAGTAGCTATAAAACCGGCGAAACCTTGCTTTATTGGGACGAGCTGAGCAGGACCGACCCCGTCACCTTCTCCGCCTACTATCCCAAAGCGGCGGACATTGCCGATGCTGCGGCATACGCTTTCAATGCCGCCACCACCACCCCCGACCTGCTCGTGGCAACACCAGTCACGAAAAGCAAAGGTGAACAAGTAACACTCGACTTCCGCCACGCCATGCACCGCCTCGTGGTGAACATCACCACCAATATATCCGGCTGGGATGCCTCCACGGCTAAAATCACCCTCATGGGCATGAACGCTGTCGCCAGCGTAAACATCCTCACGGGCGTGACCACCCCCGGCGAAGCATCGGAGGCGGACGGCGACTATGCCCCACAGACCGGAGCCGCCACCACCTTCATCGTAGCTCCCCAGAAAGTAACCACCGGAGCCGACTGGATACAGATAGAGCTGGGCGGAAAGACCTTCACCTACCAAGTGCCCGCGCAATACAACAAGCCCGATGGCGGAGGAACCGGAACCCTCTCGCAACTCAACAGCGGCGAAACGCTGACACTGGCGCTGAACGTAAACCGTGACGGCGTGACGCTAACGAGCGGTAATATCTCCGCATGGGATACGCAGGGTATGGTTGACGACACGATTGACTACATTTAG
- a CDS encoding GH92 family glycosyl hydrolase: protein MGKYIQKCFLSLFIMLLVCCPVICRAIPYNIALQAHASASSSIDANHDATKAIDGVIRVPEKGEWVSASTETFWGQIDYPWIQLDWERPVNINKVVLYDRPSMDAHIAGGVLHFSDGSKINVWGMANDGTPKEVEFESRKVEWIRFEVTDAAGTQVGLSEVEVFPSPEDYTDYVSWVNPYVETARGRYFFFITGNQPYGMIGAAPLTRNKNQYGGGYNYNSSEVLGFPQIHCWMLSGLTVMPVTGVVDPTGGEQVWKSPFRHEGEIVQPGYHRLFLDKYNVWVEQTTTDRVSFYRFTYTEEDPADILLNLGGYVGTSTMVNARVYKKGNNGVDGYFDTTGRLWGGPDMVRIYFAVIFDTPFRSLDGWVGPEQFKDIDELQGAKESTPRNPGMSYHDAPVSGVKACYNVQPGEQLQMKVAISYVSKENAWNNLKQDCDHWDFDRVRQASQQEWNEWLGRIDVKGGSHDQRMKFYTDLWHSLLGRHKLDDANGEYPDYTDGTREGSRTKNIRFHVRQLEKDRQGKVKHHMYNSDAFWLTQWNLNTLWGLAYPSVLDDMAASLLEYDVNGNLLPRGPCAGGYSYIMTGCPATSLITSAFQKGLVRKWDPQKAFKAMKRNHSKGGMLALGMDKELDFYIRNGYCPGNAGLTIQWAFEDWALAEMAAKMGKKGDYNYFHKRAIGWPASFNKELGLILPKKASGEWLHTDPLSGNGYVEANAWQATFGLSHDIPMLAKLMGGNDSLCSKLDFAFRESESTDFVYGYGSGYVSYANQPGCSNGHVFSHAGKPWLTQYWVRRVKEQAYGAVTPDRGYGGHDEDQGQMGGVSSLMAIGLFALDGGSSRDPQYDLTSPVFDEVTISLDPDYYLGGTFKIKTYNNSKTNCYIQRAHLNGKEYNSFQIPHSAFSNGGLLELWMGDTPNKDWGNEERKFIH from the coding sequence ATGGGAAAATATATACAGAAATGTTTCTTATCACTATTTATTATGTTGTTAGTTTGTTGTCCGGTTATATGCCGGGCAATCCCCTATAATATTGCCTTACAGGCTCATGCATCGGCATCTTCTTCGATCGATGCCAATCATGATGCAACAAAGGCGATCGATGGGGTGATACGGGTGCCGGAAAAAGGCGAATGGGTATCTGCCAGTACGGAAACTTTCTGGGGGCAGATCGATTATCCCTGGATACAGTTGGACTGGGAACGTCCCGTGAATATTAATAAAGTTGTTTTGTATGACCGTCCCTCTATGGATGCTCATATCGCCGGAGGTGTGCTGCATTTCAGCGACGGAAGTAAGATCAATGTCTGGGGGATGGCGAATGACGGAACTCCCAAAGAGGTTGAGTTTGAATCACGTAAAGTGGAATGGATACGATTCGAGGTGACCGATGCTGCCGGTACGCAGGTCGGTCTTTCTGAGGTCGAGGTCTTTCCCTCTCCTGAAGATTATACAGATTATGTATCTTGGGTCAATCCTTATGTCGAGACAGCCCGGGGACGCTATTTCTTCTTTATCACAGGCAATCAACCGTATGGGATGATAGGAGCCGCACCACTGACAAGAAATAAAAATCAGTATGGGGGCGGTTATAATTACAACTCTTCGGAAGTACTAGGCTTTCCACAGATCCATTGCTGGATGCTTTCCGGATTGACGGTAATGCCGGTGACGGGAGTGGTAGACCCAACAGGCGGTGAGCAGGTCTGGAAATCTCCTTTCCGGCATGAGGGAGAGATCGTTCAGCCGGGTTATCACAGACTCTTTCTGGATAAATATAACGTATGGGTGGAACAGACGACTACCGATCGTGTCAGCTTCTACCGATTCACTTATACGGAAGAAGATCCGGCGGATATATTGCTGAACCTCGGCGGGTATGTGGGGACTTCCACAATGGTAAATGCTCGCGTCTATAAAAAAGGGAATAATGGTGTAGACGGTTATTTTGATACGACCGGACGGTTGTGGGGAGGCCCTGATATGGTCAGAATCTATTTTGCCGTTATATTCGATACGCCTTTCCGCTCACTGGACGGTTGGGTAGGTCCGGAGCAATTCAAAGACATCGACGAATTGCAGGGAGCGAAGGAGAGCACTCCGAGAAATCCCGGAATGAGTTACCACGACGCGCCTGTTTCCGGTGTAAAAGCCTGTTACAACGTACAGCCGGGAGAACAGTTGCAGATGAAGGTCGCTATCTCTTACGTAAGCAAGGAGAATGCCTGGAATAATTTAAAGCAGGATTGCGACCATTGGGATTTTGACCGGGTACGGCAGGCATCCCAACAGGAATGGAATGAATGGTTAGGCAGGATCGATGTAAAAGGAGGCAGCCATGACCAACGGATGAAGTTCTATACCGACTTATGGCACTCTTTACTGGGAAGACATAAACTGGATGACGCCAATGGCGAATATCCGGATTATACGGATGGAACCCGGGAAGGCTCTAGAACGAAAAATATCCGTTTCCATGTGCGTCAGCTGGAAAAAGACAGACAGGGAAAGGTGAAACATCACATGTACAATTCGGATGCGTTCTGGTTGACACAGTGGAATCTGAATACACTCTGGGGATTGGCTTATCCTTCCGTATTGGATGATATGGCTGCCTCCCTGCTGGAATACGATGTCAATGGAAACCTGCTTCCCCGCGGACCTTGTGCCGGCGGTTATTCGTATATTATGACCGGATGTCCAGCCACTTCTCTTATCACGAGCGCATTTCAGAAAGGACTTGTCCGGAAATGGGATCCGCAGAAAGCTTTCAAGGCAATGAAACGAAATCATTCCAAAGGAGGAATGCTGGCCTTGGGAATGGATAAGGAACTGGACTTCTATATCCGTAACGGATATTGTCCTGGCAATGCTGGTTTGACTATACAGTGGGCCTTTGAGGACTGGGCTTTGGCTGAAATGGCAGCAAAGATGGGAAAGAAAGGCGATTATAACTACTTCCATAAACGGGCTATAGGATGGCCGGCTTCTTTCAATAAGGAACTGGGACTGATCCTGCCGAAGAAAGCCAGCGGTGAATGGTTGCATACCGACCCTTTGAGCGGCAACGGATATGTAGAGGCAAACGCCTGGCAGGCTACGTTCGGGCTTTCACACGATATCCCTATGTTGGCAAAACTGATGGGAGGAAACGACAGTCTTTGCAGTAAGCTCGACTTTGCTTTCAGAGAGTCCGAATCGACCGATTTCGTCTATGGTTACGGTAGTGGCTATGTCAGCTATGCGAACCAGCCGGGATGTTCCAATGGCCATGTCTTTTCGCATGCAGGCAAACCCTGGTTGACCCAATACTGGGTACGTCGTGTAAAAGAACAAGCTTATGGGGCGGTAACTCCCGACAGAGGGTATGGCGGACATGATGAGGACCAGGGACAGATGGGCGGAGTAAGTTCTCTGATGGCGATTGGATTATTTGCGTTAGATGGAGGTTCTTCCCGCGATCCGCAATATGATCTGACAAGCCCTGTATTTGACGAGGTGACCATTTCGCTGGATCCCGATTATTATCTGGGAGGAACCTTTAAAATAAAGACGTATAATAACTCGAAGACAAATTGTTATATCCAGCGTGCCCATCTGAACGGAAAAGAGTATAATTCTTTCCAGATACCTCACTCAGCCTTTTCCAACGGAGGATTGTTGGAGTTATGGATGGGAGATACGCCGAATAAGGATTGGGGAAATGAAGAAAGGAAGTTCATTCATTAG